From Brevibacillus marinus, a single genomic window includes:
- a CDS encoding DUF4312 family protein yields MYKELIHTMLLSGRAESKEGAFCRIFAQIKPTVAQELPGLIVRIEPLAVEIVSATAASYTERFLGLFFPRVRTTYEITAKVSVRLGIVEVEQIAFAEQAERLSPVQQLLRHG; encoded by the coding sequence ATGTACAAAGAGCTGATTCACACGATGCTGCTGAGCGGCCGTGCGGAGAGCAAAGAAGGGGCGTTTTGCAGGATATTTGCGCAGATCAAGCCCACCGTCGCCCAGGAGCTGCCGGGCCTGATCGTGCGGATCGAACCGCTGGCGGTAGAGATCGTCTCGGCCACAGCGGCATCGTACACGGAGCGCTTCCTCGGACTTTTTTTCCCGCGCGTGAGGACGACCTACGAAATAACGGCAAAGGTGAGCGTCCGGCTGGGGATCGTCGAGGTGGAGCAAATCGCTTTTGCCGAGCAAGCCGAACGGCTGTCACCCGTTCAGCAGCTGCTTCGCCACGGCTGA
- a CDS encoding DgaE family pyridoxal phosphate-dependent ammonia lyase produces the protein MSIYQQFGLRQVINASGKMTALGASAVHPSVAQAMAEAAMDYVDMEELLRAAGRLIAGATGAEDGCPTAGAAAGLAISTAAVIAGTNLRLIEQLPDSLGLPNEVVVQKGHAVHFGAAIAQMIALGGGKLVEAGHANLVEAAHIESHINERTVALLYVKSHHAVQKGMQPLATMIALAHRYGLPLIVDAAAEEDLRAYIAAGADLVIYSGGKAIGGPTSGFICGRADLIEACRAQYKGIGRAMKVGKEAIIGLLTALSRYEQRDSGAAEQRRRMAWLAEQLNQLPGLAAQVVQDEAGRNIYRVQVTVDEEAAGFAAAEWVRQLEGGRPAIFTRNHYANLGVIHIDPRPLLPEQERIILARFQEIAASKGGQKSK, from the coding sequence GTGAGTATCTACCAACAATTCGGCCTGCGGCAGGTGATTAACGCCAGCGGCAAGATGACGGCACTGGGAGCCAGCGCTGTTCACCCTTCCGTCGCGCAGGCAATGGCCGAGGCAGCGATGGACTACGTGGACATGGAGGAGCTGCTCCGCGCCGCCGGGCGGCTCATTGCCGGCGCAACTGGGGCGGAGGACGGCTGTCCAACCGCCGGGGCGGCAGCGGGGCTGGCCATCTCGACCGCGGCAGTGATTGCCGGAACCAATCTGCGCCTGATCGAGCAGCTTCCCGATTCCCTCGGGCTGCCGAATGAAGTGGTTGTGCAAAAGGGACACGCCGTTCACTTCGGCGCCGCGATTGCGCAAATGATCGCCCTGGGAGGCGGCAAGCTGGTGGAAGCGGGGCATGCCAATCTGGTGGAAGCAGCGCACATCGAGTCGCACATCAACGAACGGACGGTCGCCCTGCTGTACGTCAAGTCGCACCACGCCGTGCAGAAAGGGATGCAGCCGCTGGCGACGATGATTGCGCTGGCTCACCGCTACGGCCTGCCGCTGATCGTCGACGCCGCTGCGGAAGAAGATTTGCGCGCCTATATTGCCGCCGGCGCCGATCTGGTCATCTACAGCGGAGGCAAAGCGATCGGCGGTCCGACTTCGGGATTTATTTGCGGACGCGCCGACCTGATCGAAGCCTGCCGGGCTCAATACAAAGGGATCGGCAGGGCGATGAAGGTAGGCAAAGAGGCGATCATCGGCTTGCTGACCGCACTGTCCCGCTACGAGCAGCGGGACAGCGGTGCGGCGGAACAGCGCCGGCGGATGGCTTGGCTGGCCGAGCAGCTTAATCAGCTGCCGGGCCTCGCGGCGCAGGTGGTGCAGGATGAAGCAGGCCGGAACATTTACCGCGTGCAGGTAACGGTGGATGAAGAAGCAGCGGGGTTCGCCGCGGCTGAATGGGTCCGCCAGCTGGAGGGAGGCAGGCCGGCGATTTTCACGCGCAATCATTACGCCAATCTCGGCGTGATCCACATCGATCCGCGTCCGTTGTTGCCGGAGCAGGAACGGATCATTCTCGCGCGATTCCAGGAGATTGCCGCGAGCAAAGGAGGGCAAAAAAGCAAGTGA
- a CDS encoding metallophosphoesterase family protein, whose protein sequence is MSLLILSDTHGLVFEVKQTVERHQAELVLHCGDFCTDKQRVPFAAMRLVRGNCDTERDVPLELTTRWRQLVIYQTHGHLYDVKRSLLKLRYRAEEVGANVVLFGHSHVPLCTEERGVLFLNPGSLQLPRGYHQPTYASLEQLAHTDQQVEVDVRFFNHRGEPVSDLGGRFTLRR, encoded by the coding sequence ATGAGTCTGTTGATCCTCAGCGATACGCACGGCCTGGTTTTTGAAGTGAAGCAGACGGTGGAGCGGCACCAGGCAGAGCTGGTCCTGCACTGCGGCGACTTCTGTACCGACAAGCAGCGGGTCCCGTTTGCCGCGATGCGGCTCGTCCGCGGCAACTGCGATACGGAGCGCGACGTGCCGCTGGAGCTGACCACCCGTTGGCGCCAGCTGGTGATCTACCAGACGCACGGCCATCTCTACGACGTGAAACGTTCGCTGCTGAAACTGCGCTACCGGGCGGAGGAAGTGGGGGCTAACGTGGTCCTGTTTGGCCATTCCCACGTGCCGCTTTGCACGGAGGAGCGCGGCGTGCTGTTTTTGAATCCGGGGAGCCTGCAACTTCCGCGCGGTTACCATCAGCCGACCTACGCCAGCCTGGAGCAGCTCGCCCACACCGACCAACAGGTGGAGGTGGACGTGCGGTTTTTCAACCACCGCGGCGAACCGGTCAGCGACCTGGGAGGCCGTTTTACGCTTCGTCGATGA
- a CDS encoding superoxide dismutase produces MKDAVQQLIDWSQWGTQWVEYLRRKAPSQRQEEELKQFAEAFRAIGQSAGALRKQGAAAQEITRLTRQAEAIQKQFHQLLYQFQATRTGEAEAPQAIRVVSGQQRQPVPLNRPVPIGGHKLPPLPYSYDALEPYIDAETMRIHHDILHRNYVEGLNTAETMLAEARASRNFGLIKHWEREAAFHGAGHYLHTLFWQVMNPAGGGSPQGELAEQIIRDFTSFESFQRHFSQAAEKVEGGGWALLVWSPRAQRTTILQAEKHQNLTQWEAIPLLVLDVWEHAYFLKYQNRRAAYIEAWWNVVSWPHVQDRYLQARRLRWQPF; encoded by the coding sequence GTGAAAGACGCCGTTCAGCAGCTAATCGACTGGAGTCAATGGGGAACGCAATGGGTGGAATACCTGCGGCGAAAAGCCCCTTCCCAGCGGCAGGAAGAGGAATTGAAGCAATTTGCCGAGGCCTTTCGGGCAATTGGGCAAAGCGCAGGCGCGCTGCGCAAACAAGGAGCGGCTGCGCAGGAAATCACGCGGCTGACCCGGCAGGCGGAAGCGATCCAAAAGCAATTCCATCAACTGCTGTATCAATTTCAGGCGACGCGGACAGGGGAAGCGGAAGCGCCGCAAGCGATTCGCGTCGTCTCCGGGCAGCAGCGCCAGCCGGTGCCGCTCAATCGGCCGGTGCCGATCGGCGGGCACAAACTGCCGCCGCTCCCTTATTCGTACGACGCCCTGGAACCGTACATCGACGCGGAGACCATGCGGATCCATCACGACATTCTGCACCGCAACTACGTGGAAGGATTGAACACGGCGGAAACGATGTTGGCGGAAGCAAGGGCGAGCCGCAACTTCGGGCTGATCAAGCACTGGGAGCGGGAGGCGGCCTTTCACGGCGCGGGTCATTACCTGCACACCCTTTTCTGGCAGGTGATGAACCCGGCGGGCGGCGGCAGCCCCCAAGGGGAGCTGGCGGAACAAATCATTCGCGACTTCACTTCCTTTGAGTCGTTTCAACGGCACTTTTCCCAGGCCGCGGAAAAGGTGGAGGGAGGCGGTTGGGCCCTGCTGGTCTGGTCGCCGCGTGCGCAGCGCACCACCATCCTGCAGGCAGAGAAACACCAAAACCTCACGCAGTGGGAAGCGATCCCGCTGCTTGTGCTGGACGTGTGGGAACACGCCTATTTTCTCAAATACCAAAACCGGCGGGCAGCCTACATCGAAGCCTGGTGGAATGTCGTCAGTTGGCCCCATGTTCAGGATCGTTACCTGCAGGCAAGGCGCCTGCGCTGGCAGCCCTTTTAA
- a CDS encoding HPr family phosphocarrier protein, producing the protein MIERKIVVQLESGLHARPAAEFAKQAAAFASRIFIGSTSGSVNGKSIVGILSLAVKKGDEITLIADGADEQEALVAWPGKAEPLQKKPLPLPEARQFLREAESLGCYIKVYVDDHLYVQAATEETLRFAAVHRVAFSETGVGKLADITAAPLKIVLIDERIDQLCEQLRNWQSAFTFIRDAADELEIVGKGVNKKAGVAELCRVMGIGWRQVMAIGNEANDLELVQAAGVGVAMGNASERLKQAADLVTRTNDEQGVAHVLRQVLLSEQL; encoded by the coding sequence ATGATCGAGCGAAAAATTGTCGTTCAACTGGAAAGCGGGCTGCACGCCCGACCTGCCGCCGAGTTCGCCAAGCAGGCGGCAGCGTTTGCCAGCAGGATTTTTATCGGCAGCACCAGCGGCTCGGTGAATGGCAAAAGCATCGTCGGCATTCTGTCGCTGGCAGTGAAAAAGGGGGACGAGATTACCCTGATTGCGGATGGCGCGGATGAACAGGAAGCGCTGGTCGCCTGGCCGGGCAAAGCGGAGCCGCTTCAGAAAAAGCCGCTGCCTTTGCCGGAAGCGCGGCAGTTCTTGCGCGAAGCGGAGTCGCTGGGCTGCTACATCAAGGTGTATGTAGACGATCATCTGTACGTGCAGGCGGCGACGGAGGAGACGCTTCGCTTCGCGGCGGTTCACCGGGTAGCGTTTTCGGAAACAGGGGTGGGCAAGCTGGCGGACATCACCGCGGCACCGCTGAAGATCGTGCTTATCGACGAGCGGATCGACCAGCTCTGCGAACAGCTTCGCAACTGGCAGTCGGCGTTTACGTTTATCCGCGACGCAGCGGATGAACTGGAAATCGTCGGCAAAGGCGTGAACAAAAAGGCGGGGGTCGCGGAACTCTGCCGGGTCATGGGAATAGGCTGGAGGCAAGTGATGGCGATCGGCAACGAAGCGAACGACCTGGAGCTGGTTCAGGCAGCCGGGGTGGGCGTGGCCATGGGCAACGCGAGTGAACGGCTGAAACAGGCGGCTGACCTGGTCACCCGGACCAATGACGAACAAGGCGTGGCCCATGTTTTGCGGCAGGTCCTTTTGTCGGAGCAGCTGTAA
- a CDS encoding DUF4310 family protein, translating into METKEERQPQGFWYAEWAFPLFVAILSAGIFGGTHLYYVYHVGAFNDIAVVAMLEAGLKGGSFGAAAAFGASFLFARVLEGPLVGILDIGGSLQTGVGIGIPALMLSAGITAPLTSFPLALVTGAVLGLAIGAVIILIRKFTIRSANSTFGADVMMGAGNAAGRYLGPLIVISAIMASIPVGIGATIGAAVFYHYKKPIAGGAIIGAMLFGAIFPISAQ; encoded by the coding sequence ATGGAAACCAAAGAAGAACGGCAGCCACAAGGCTTTTGGTACGCGGAATGGGCGTTTCCCCTGTTTGTGGCCATCCTCTCCGCGGGGATCTTCGGCGGGACGCACCTTTACTACGTGTACCACGTGGGCGCCTTTAACGACATCGCCGTCGTTGCGATGCTGGAAGCAGGCTTGAAAGGCGGCAGTTTTGGCGCTGCCGCCGCGTTCGGCGCCAGCTTCCTGTTCGCGCGCGTCCTGGAAGGGCCGCTCGTGGGGATTCTCGACATCGGCGGCTCGCTGCAGACGGGGGTAGGGATTGGCATTCCCGCCCTGATGCTCAGCGCGGGCATCACCGCCCCCCTGACCTCCTTTCCGCTCGCGCTTGTCACCGGGGCCGTTTTGGGGTTGGCGATCGGGGCGGTGATCATTTTGATCCGCAAGTTTACGATCCGTTCCGCCAACTCCACCTTTGGCGCTGACGTGATGATGGGGGCGGGCAACGCCGCAGGGCGCTACCTCGGTCCGCTGATCGTGATTTCCGCGATCATGGCTTCGATTCCGGTGGGCATCGGCGCGACGATCGGAGCAGCTGTTTTTTATCACTATAAAAAGCCAATCGCTGGCGGCGCGATAATCGGGGCCATGCTCTTCGGAGCGATCTTCCCGATCAGCGCACAGTGA
- a CDS encoding GerMN domain-containing protein: MVLRRIGTMTAVLVMSTVLLAGCGLFGPEEETRTSIDPPPGTEGGGVEIDAGDIGSIDAGTGNPDASAVDGEEALGTVNQTVYLLDANGYVVPVTLPLPVSEGPAKQVLAYMVKGGPVEELLPQGFTAVLPEGTTILGANIVDGTATVDFSPQFANYEPEQEEKILQAVTKALTQFSTIDNVAIWINGTPLTEMPVNKLPITSLNRSTAVNLELADGAVPGRTTAVTVYFQGQLDQERTYYVPVTRLIPETDEVARAVVEELIKGPKEGSPLYSSLLSTTKVLGVENKDGTIVVNLSEDVLKYNNGKEANPEAMQSLVLSLTENTGADKVQVMVEGKPLAAAGSLDFSKPVVRPLEINSFAF, translated from the coding sequence ATGGTACTACGGCGCATCGGAACCATGACAGCCGTGCTTGTCATGAGTACCGTTCTGCTGGCAGGCTGCGGGTTGTTCGGCCCGGAAGAGGAAACGCGTACCAGTATCGATCCACCACCAGGAACGGAGGGCGGAGGGGTAGAGATTGACGCAGGCGACATCGGGTCAATCGATGCTGGGACCGGCAACCCCGATGCGTCAGCGGTTGACGGCGAGGAAGCGCTTGGCACCGTCAACCAGACCGTCTATCTGCTTGATGCCAATGGTTACGTGGTTCCGGTAACCCTGCCGCTGCCCGTCAGCGAAGGACCCGCAAAGCAAGTGCTCGCGTACATGGTGAAAGGCGGACCGGTGGAGGAACTGCTGCCGCAAGGATTCACTGCGGTGTTGCCGGAGGGGACGACGATCCTCGGGGCGAACATCGTGGATGGCACGGCAACGGTCGACTTCTCGCCGCAGTTTGCCAACTACGAACCGGAACAGGAAGAGAAGATCCTGCAGGCTGTGACGAAGGCGTTAACCCAGTTTTCGACGATTGACAACGTGGCGATCTGGATTAACGGAACGCCGCTGACAGAAATGCCGGTCAACAAGCTGCCGATTACCTCGCTGAACCGTTCCACCGCCGTCAACCTGGAGCTGGCGGACGGCGCTGTACCGGGGCGGACGACGGCCGTCACGGTCTATTTCCAGGGGCAGCTTGATCAGGAGCGGACCTACTACGTTCCGGTGACCCGCCTGATTCCGGAGACGGACGAGGTAGCCCGGGCGGTTGTCGAAGAGTTGATCAAGGGGCCGAAAGAAGGATCGCCGCTGTACAGCTCGCTGCTCAGCACGACAAAAGTACTGGGTGTCGAGAACAAGGACGGGACGATCGTGGTCAATCTGAGCGAAGACGTGTTGAAGTACAACAACGGCAAAGAGGCCAATCCGGAAGCGATGCAGTCACTTGTCCTGTCGCTCACGGAAAACACCGGGGCCGACAAGGTGCAGGTGATGGTGGAAGGCAAGCCGCTTGCCGCTGCCGGTTCCCTTGATTTCAGCAAACCGGTTGTGCGCCCGCTGGAAATCAACTCGTTCGCGTTTTGA
- the rph gene encoding ribonuclease PH, which translates to MRVDGRANDQLRSVTITRDFIKHAEGSCLIEVGDTKVICTATLEDRVPAFMRGAGKGWVTAEYAMLPRATETRNARESTKGKVGGRTMEIQRLIGRALRSVVHLEAMGERTIWLDCDVIQADGGTRTASITGAFVAMVDAMRKLVDSGVWKQLPLTDFLAATSVGIVNGEAVLDLNYLEDSSATVDMNIVMTGSGKFVELQGTGEEAPFSADQLHTLLALANKGVSELIRIQRETLGELPMLQPEPADAAAGTAPAAVAGERQPDPSQEQKEENRD; encoded by the coding sequence ATGAGAGTGGATGGGCGAGCAAATGATCAGTTGCGATCGGTCACGATTACCCGTGACTTTATCAAGCACGCGGAAGGTTCCTGCCTGATTGAAGTGGGGGATACCAAGGTGATTTGCACGGCGACATTGGAAGACCGCGTCCCTGCCTTTATGCGCGGAGCGGGCAAAGGTTGGGTGACGGCTGAATACGCGATGCTGCCGCGGGCGACCGAGACCCGCAATGCGCGGGAGTCGACCAAAGGAAAAGTGGGGGGACGCACGATGGAGATTCAGCGGTTGATCGGTCGTGCGCTGCGCTCGGTCGTCCATCTGGAAGCGATGGGGGAGCGAACCATCTGGCTCGATTGCGACGTCATCCAGGCGGATGGAGGAACGCGCACCGCATCGATCACCGGCGCGTTCGTCGCGATGGTCGATGCGATGCGCAAGCTGGTCGACAGCGGCGTGTGGAAGCAGTTGCCGCTCACCGATTTTCTCGCCGCCACTTCCGTAGGCATCGTCAACGGGGAGGCGGTCCTTGATCTGAATTACCTGGAAGACTCGTCCGCCACTGTCGACATGAACATCGTGATGACCGGCTCAGGCAAGTTCGTGGAACTGCAGGGGACGGGCGAGGAGGCCCCGTTTAGCGCGGACCAGCTGCACACGCTGCTGGCATTGGCGAATAAAGGCGTGAGCGAATTGATCCGCATCCAGCGCGAGACGCTGGGCGAGCTGCCCATGCTCCAGCCGGAGCCAGCCGATGCGGCAGCGGGGACAGCGCCGGCCGCCGTTGCCGGCGAGCGCCAGCCCGACCCTTCTCAAGAGCAGAAGGAGGAGAACCGTGACTGA
- a CDS encoding putative holin-like toxin, producing MTVYEALSLMFAFGTLIVLLFSNNSNKKK from the coding sequence ATGACTGTGTACGAAGCATTGAGCTTGATGTTTGCATTCGGGACACTGATCGTACTGCTGTTCTCGAACAACTCGAACAAAAAGAAGTGA
- a CDS encoding DUF4311 domain-containing protein, whose translation MDTWIIVVESLIIGALAGFGVGAGAARMFHAPKVQGMGAFRTFGELNACAGDPISHFSFGLGFLFNSWASVVGAGALTQDVEHRILPNWAAAVLLAKNQNVAETLHNPKKMAFAGAAVGAVVVTLLNSTAAAIPVSMQLVATKVLVPAANWLINPIMPIVFWMAAIDAGQRTGLWGTVLGGLSHLIMGNAVPGIVLGILIGKGVDDSGWNRITKTMVTAVVLLFVLSGFFRGFDAALLHSIQLDVPQWLIDLHKMFGSVVE comes from the coding sequence ATGGACACATGGATCATCGTGGTGGAATCGCTCATCATCGGGGCGCTCGCCGGCTTCGGCGTCGGCGCTGGAGCGGCGCGCATGTTTCACGCGCCGAAAGTTCAGGGGATGGGCGCGTTCCGCACGTTCGGCGAACTGAACGCTTGCGCCGGGGACCCGATCTCGCACTTTTCCTTTGGTCTTGGTTTTTTGTTTAACTCATGGGCTTCGGTCGTCGGCGCCGGCGCCTTGACACAGGATGTGGAACATCGCATTTTGCCCAACTGGGCGGCGGCGGTGCTGTTGGCCAAAAATCAAAACGTGGCGGAGACGCTGCACAATCCGAAAAAAATGGCCTTTGCCGGTGCCGCGGTCGGTGCGGTAGTGGTCACCTTGTTAAACTCCACCGCGGCCGCGATTCCCGTCTCGATGCAGCTGGTGGCAACCAAGGTGCTGGTTCCCGCGGCCAACTGGCTGATCAATCCGATCATGCCGATTGTCTTCTGGATGGCGGCGATTGACGCCGGGCAGCGCACCGGGCTGTGGGGCACGGTGCTGGGCGGGCTTTCCCATCTGATCATGGGCAACGCCGTTCCCGGAATCGTGTTGGGCATTTTGATCGGCAAAGGGGTGGACGACAGCGGCTGGAACCGGATTACCAAAACGATGGTGACAGCAGTGGTTCTGCTCTTTGTGCTGAGCGGCTTCTTCCGCGGGTTTGACGCGGCCCTGCTGCACAGCATCCAGCTGGACGTGCCGCAGTGGCTGATTGATTTGCACAAAATGTTCGGATCGGTGGTGGAATGA
- a CDS encoding KDGP aldolase, with the protein MTAQKPQIRLNVLARDLENARQIVEATEGNVWIGLMVKSYPSVEAAVAAVRRYQAAQIPVSVGLGAGDPSQWEKVAEVAVQTQPEHVNQVFPAAGYTLARLRQLGNDRTVVNALVTPSGTPGQVIVSTGPRSQAYREAISCDAACAMLAEIGVPSIKIYPVGGEQKLDEVAALVRAAVRQQIRMVEPTGGLDVHKISKVVEVCLENGAEQVVPHVYTAIVDKATGLTRLDDIREIMRVLA; encoded by the coding sequence GTGACCGCGCAAAAACCGCAGATTCGCTTGAACGTGCTGGCGCGAGATCTCGAAAACGCCAGGCAGATCGTGGAGGCGACGGAGGGGAACGTCTGGATCGGACTAATGGTCAAATCCTATCCGTCGGTGGAGGCTGCCGTCGCCGCCGTCCGGCGTTATCAGGCGGCGCAGATTCCGGTGTCCGTCGGATTGGGAGCGGGAGATCCAAGCCAGTGGGAGAAAGTGGCGGAAGTGGCCGTACAGACGCAGCCGGAACATGTCAACCAGGTTTTCCCCGCCGCCGGCTATACGCTGGCCCGGCTGCGGCAGCTCGGCAATGACCGGACCGTCGTCAACGCGCTGGTGACGCCCAGCGGCACGCCGGGTCAAGTGATCGTCTCCACCGGACCGCGAAGCCAAGCCTATCGGGAAGCGATTTCCTGCGACGCGGCTTGTGCGATGCTGGCGGAAATCGGCGTCCCGTCCATCAAAATCTATCCGGTCGGCGGGGAGCAAAAGCTGGACGAGGTGGCGGCGCTGGTGCGGGCGGCGGTGCGCCAGCAGATCCGCATGGTGGAACCAACCGGGGGATTGGACGTGCACAAGATCAGCAAAGTGGTCGAGGTTTGCCTGGAAAACGGAGCGGAGCAGGTGGTGCCGCATGTCTACACGGCGATTGTCGACAAGGCAACCGGCTTGACCCGGCTGGACGACATCCGCGAGATCATGCGGGTGCTGGCGTAA
- a CDS encoding VanW family protein, with the protein MNLSAIHPFFYHARIAQRRAFRRLQDLAKRTRLAKERCRENLPYICKRHQSLLRRKLGTTDPRLQENKIVNLKLARQAIDGILIRPGETFSFWKLVGKTTKQKGYVEGLLLSRGEVVTGIGGGICQLSNLLYWMALHTPLLVVERHHHQFDPFPDDHRVLPFGSGASVFYNFIDLRFYNPTEQVFQFRVWLTEQHLKGAVRTDRAWPYSYHIEERNHRFLQVGSKYFRENEIWRLVVDKKTGQRLREERLIRNFSEVKYTLHPLPAQPGKDAAALERRER; encoded by the coding sequence ATGAACCTGTCAGCGATTCATCCGTTTTTCTATCATGCCCGCATCGCCCAACGGCGCGCCTTCCGCCGTCTGCAAGACCTGGCGAAGCGGACGCGGCTGGCCAAGGAACGCTGCCGCGAGAATCTTCCTTACATCTGCAAGAGACATCAGTCGTTACTGCGGCGCAAACTGGGGACGACGGATCCCCGGCTGCAAGAAAACAAGATCGTCAACCTAAAGCTCGCCCGCCAGGCCATCGACGGCATCCTGATCCGCCCGGGAGAAACCTTCTCGTTCTGGAAGCTGGTTGGCAAAACGACCAAACAGAAAGGGTATGTGGAAGGGCTGCTGCTCTCCCGCGGGGAAGTTGTGACCGGAATCGGCGGCGGCATCTGTCAGCTGTCCAACTTGCTGTACTGGATGGCCCTGCACACGCCGCTGCTCGTCGTCGAACGGCATCACCACCAGTTTGACCCGTTTCCCGACGACCATCGCGTCCTGCCGTTTGGCAGCGGCGCCAGTGTCTTTTACAACTTCATCGACCTGCGTTTTTACAATCCCACCGAGCAGGTGTTTCAATTCAGGGTATGGCTGACCGAGCAGCATCTCAAAGGGGCTGTCCGCACAGACCGCGCCTGGCCGTATTCCTACCACATCGAAGAGCGAAACCATCGCTTTTTGCAGGTTGGGAGCAAGTACTTTCGCGAAAACGAGATCTGGCGGCTGGTCGTCGACAAAAAAACAGGGCAGCGGCTTCGCGAAGAACGGCTGATCCGCAACTTTTCCGAGGTGAAATACACGCTCCACCCGTTACCGGCGCAACCGGGCAAGGACGCAGCCGCACTAGAGCGGCGCGAACGCTGA
- a CDS encoding XTP/dITP diphosphatase — MTDQVKHKQIVLATRNQGKVREFHNLFAPLGWSAVSVAAFPDVPEVVEDGDTFAANAIKKATTIAQHLGLPAVGDDSGLEVDALAGAPGVYSARFAGEHASDEENWRKLLDELQGVPLSRRTARFRCVLAYVEPGRPPIVASGVCEGVIAHEPAGEHGFGYDPVFFLPQRMCTMAQLAPEEKNRISHRAAAMRSLVEKLKEAGR; from the coding sequence GTGACTGATCAGGTGAAGCACAAACAAATCGTATTGGCTACCCGCAACCAGGGGAAAGTGCGGGAGTTTCACAACTTGTTTGCGCCGCTGGGCTGGTCGGCCGTCAGCGTGGCGGCGTTTCCCGATGTGCCGGAGGTGGTGGAAGACGGAGATACGTTTGCCGCCAACGCGATCAAAAAAGCGACGACGATCGCCCAGCACCTTGGCTTGCCGGCGGTCGGCGACGACTCGGGGCTGGAAGTGGACGCGCTGGCGGGGGCGCCGGGCGTGTACTCCGCCCGCTTTGCAGGCGAACATGCCAGCGATGAAGAAAACTGGCGGAAACTGCTGGACGAACTGCAGGGGGTGCCCTTGTCGCGGCGCACCGCGCGATTTCGCTGCGTGTTGGCCTACGTCGAGCCGGGGCGGCCGCCGATCGTGGCGAGTGGCGTATGTGAGGGCGTGATCGCGCATGAACCGGCCGGTGAGCACGGCTTCGGCTATGACCCCGTGTTTTTCCTGCCGCAGCGGATGTGTACGATGGCGCAGCTCGCTCCCGAGGAGAAAAACCGGATCAGCCACCGCGCCGCCGCCATGCGCAGCTTGGTGGAGAAGCTAAAGGAGGCGGGACGATGA
- the racE gene encoding glutamate racemase, with protein sequence MSIPQAIGIIDSGVGGLTVAREVIRQLPREQILYFGDNARCPYGSRSAREIRRFANQMIQFVMRHPVKALVIACNTAAAVVLEEVRSRTDVPVIGVIEPGARAAISASRTGRIGIIGTELTIRAGAYQRVLHRLKPEVYTVGMACPAFVPLVESGRYDSPEAQRIVEETIAPLTHEELDTLILGCTHYPLLAPLIQQAIGRDVALISSAEETARELSTLLSLHNLYADERASGPRHQFFTSGDAERFRQIGEAWLGFALEVQTAALDPLYQV encoded by the coding sequence ATGAGCATACCGCAAGCAATCGGCATCATCGACTCTGGCGTCGGCGGTCTGACGGTGGCACGGGAAGTGATCCGTCAATTGCCGCGGGAGCAGATCCTCTATTTTGGCGACAATGCGCGCTGTCCCTATGGCTCAAGATCGGCCCGGGAAATCAGGCGCTTTGCCAATCAGATGATTCAGTTTGTGATGCGCCACCCGGTCAAGGCGCTGGTGATCGCCTGCAATACGGCGGCTGCCGTCGTGCTGGAGGAAGTGCGGAGCCGGACGGACGTGCCGGTCATCGGGGTGATCGAACCAGGGGCGAGAGCGGCCATCTCCGCGTCGCGGACGGGGCGAATCGGCATCATCGGGACGGAGCTGACGATTCGCGCGGGGGCCTACCAACGGGTGCTGCACCGCCTGAAACCGGAAGTGTACACGGTGGGAATGGCTTGTCCCGCGTTCGTGCCGTTGGTGGAAAGCGGACGCTACGATTCCCCTGAAGCGCAGCGCATCGTGGAGGAAACGATTGCCCCGCTCACGCATGAAGAGTTGGATACCTTGATCCTCGGCTGCACCCATTACCCGCTGCTCGCCCCGCTGATCCAGCAGGCGATCGGCCGCGATGTCGCGCTGATCAGTTCCGCCGAGGAGACGGCTCGCGAGTTGAGCACGCTGCTCTCGCTGCACAACCTGTACGCCGATGAGCGCGCAAGCGGCCCCCGCCACCAGTTTTTCACCAGCGGCGATGCCGAGAGATTCCGGCAGATCGGGGAAGCGTGGCTGGGATTTGCGCTGGAAGTGCAAACGGCAGCATTGGATCCGCTTTATCAAGTGTAG